A region of Paralichthys olivaceus isolate ysfri-2021 chromosome 24, ASM2471397v2, whole genome shotgun sequence DNA encodes the following proteins:
- the LOC109646705 gene encoding NHS-like protein 1 isoform X5 translates to MLCLKAGDRDSKWSVHYTTQKPQQGLVFIPGKRRSGSVDDLRVCNRLTQHGYSGHTGSHRRQSPASPLSSDGLDQSEDSRGRGWKDKSRKMRSRFLDSLSQSCFSVCFRFSVWRRKSSTSSEEDERLILNNTRPLTPLVLNPVHVTSRWDVFSPDNEPTTYLEMESTSRLPTPEERMRQQADAVPADIVAIDITGESFDRQASFRRTASNGDSLTRRPRNLSRRKTVTGIPDDVSNMLDSSSASSVLPGQFSPVARPASSCGPAHQQEEETEKNRKDSAVRRIRAPRGEGMSSLMASLTSSPSPSSRPLPRLATDSSLNSAASCNSASCRTLSASSSCCQDLQGFPSDVQPLLLFDPPSRFIPQSISSPSSVPSSPVSSSLPSSPSCPLAPEWSYPSNEPLNEAPHVSPSSSHYLSSSSITHSEFSYQALDVLSGQTGDEWTDVGQETRCVSGEGWSCDPLLSSGRSSPACSERTTCSPLLNCQKRKSGTSSSNSRSITHSISLRKPKLPPPPPLRSDSLRRRPGRSKSYRSLSSPRQPCSPHQESAAQRTSTSPPQSYHDPWVPRSHTKRRQGGLSCGTVTTFEPSNLQAASPPPSPTHVHAPGSPGSEEEGLRLTLNPQTVASSGLKRLASPSSGYSSQSNTPIPGTPVSSPHSPSSPLTVSPGAFSLPSTSPSSSFPLSPAVSLQTRKEGRPKPPVPERKSSLFSSLSSSFSSTSSLSSYTSSESSAKHLLLPPPPPPLPESSSLSPPLVFSPFCQSAPLYHSLPAPPPPPPPPPPPLPPSSRPPPPPYSYAVRQTPHQALVFSSSSPNFSSPPPPPPPPPPPPPLPTAPLTPLPPTTLIKSQNSCVNMATPTCPLVTAQALQGLKLRSVRTQAALLSSTVLANANRAHANQPSKDPPLDSSVLADVSLANTDVKLAENGSQCTVSNLRNNEAKRTEDFTARANLDSLANADVKLAGNGPQNVVYRIGSNDTKTPSSFLANASTPSPANTQSDRDNFSQTKTETITLNNSAFTCLQNTQGFVCSTAANQRSCGPQVTTAQDVLTNERRDSDLYATLTNNQVPSPDSPWVKISHGTSKNPIHLITQLPIDAKLSEPGEKQGNIEDSSSRSPSQTKQESHRGTTSERNDVAQNNSDVLNHRADGDSTEHRDLKLRNNVLEIRSPQELRSPEKPVLWKKSDLCILGVMASPEARRGPGGRITLSSSGLDKQQQQQQLPSGAASPKHFIYTTDETTTPEELLTHTTNAASGDITACSPVCSPPRQKPPILHKKPDVSSTSSRTTKPLCASKSMTESSEGTSETCGSRNTFNGTMSTVENNGTSGTWRIMESSGPPARTGATDPCCAWITRTRLDEDEKTVHKRMMRSSLVEDEEEDPKVEERVMKTMMMTSPTKKKVRKRRRRRMGGQLLMMSSTRKPSPSSSSSSSSSSSSSSGDEDVMREGTIQTSEEVSCALIGQSRYCLSSALSTDSLQGELSLPDLLIQEPEEMKEGAEDRRPPDADLFVSVSADQMFVSGRPRTTEDLFTVIHRSKRKMFGRRDSEDERHFSSSSSSSTPPVTPTDPSPRPAACRGQRSTRSESFKALLLKKGSRSASSSRISAVERLRKAASPAAVTDHQGAPSLPQTPHQPQSKTTNSSHVSDTHDADMTSLTSLCTNDFSVTFGLRQRHNHFLFTSSSSSSPFFFLSSSSSMRPRSLTPPCSSSRRFAARCRLFAAPMTAIFEGGSEEEVEDDEVFEGELSQRLVETS, encoded by the exons caggggACAGGGACAGTAAGTGGTCGGTTCACTACACTACCCAGAAGCCTCAGCAGGGTCTGGTCTTCATCCCGGGGAAGAGACGCTCGGGCAGCGTGGACGACCTGCGAG tgtgtaacAGGCTGACTCAGCATGGCTACAGTGGACACACCGGCTCACACCGCCGGCAGAGCCCCGCctcccctctgtcctctgaTGGCCTGGACCAATCAGAGGACAGCAGGGGCCGAGGGTGGAAGGACAAAAGCAGGAAGATG AGATCCAGATTCttggactctctctctcagtcttgtttttcagtttgtttcaggTTTTCAGTTTGGAGGAGAAAG tcgTCAACGTCATCAGAAGAAGACGAGAGATTAATCCTGAACAACACTCGACCTCTGACCCCGCTGGTCCTGAACCCCGTCCATGTCACCTCCCGCTGGGACGTCTTTTCCCCCGACAACGAGCCAACAACCTATCTCGAGATGGAGTCAACGTCTCGGCTTCCGACGccggaggagaggatgaggcagCAGGCGGACGCCGTTCCCGCTGATATCGTCGCCATTGACATAACAG GCGAGAGTTTTGATCGTCAGGCCAGTTTTCGAAGAACCGCGTCCAACGGCGACTCGTTAACACGCCGACCCCGAAACCTGAGCCGCCGCAAGACTGTAACAGGGATACCTGATGATGTCAGCAATATGCTGG ACTCGTCTTCGGCGTCCTCTGTCCTTCCTGGTCAGTTCTCTCCCGTGGCTCGACCTGCGTCCTCCTGTGGCCCCGCCcaccagcaggaggaggagacagagaaaaacaggaaggaTTCAGCAGTGCGAAGGATCCGGGCCCCGAGAGGAGAGGGGATGTCCAGCCTCATGGcgtccctcacctcctccccctccccctcgtCCAGGCCTCTCCCCCGTCTGGCAACCGACTCCTCTCTGAACTCTGCGGCCAGCTGTAACAGCGCCTCCTGCAGGACGCTCAGTGCCTCCTCGTCTTGCTGCCAG GATCTACAGGGTTTCCCCAGCGACGTCcagcctctgctgctctttgaCCCCCCATCCAGATTCATCCCACAGTCCATCTCCTCACCCTCTTCTGTTCCGTCCtcccccgtctcctcctctcttcccagCTCTCCCAGCTGTCCCCTGGCACCAGAGTGGTCGTACCCCAGCAACGAGCCACTGAACGAGGCTCCTCatgtctctccttcctcctcccactacctctcctcctcctccatcacacacTCAGAGTTCAGTTACCAGGCTCTGGACGTCCTCAGCGGTCAAACGGGGGACGAGTGGACCGACGTCGGCCAGGAGACGAGATGTGTTTCTGGGGAAGGCTGGAGCTgtgaccccctcctctcctctggtcgCTCGTCTCCAGCGTGTTCAGAGAGAACAACGTGCTCGCCGCTGTTAAACTGCCAGAAGAGGAAGTCCGGCACTTCCTCCTCAAATTCTCGCTCTATCACCCACAGCATCTCCCTCCGCAAGCCCAAGCTCCCGCCTCCCCCGCCATTACGTTCTGACTCTCTGCGGCGCCGTCCGGGTCGCAGTAAATCGTACCGCTCCTTGTCCAGTCCTCGGCAGCCGTGCAGTCCCCACCAGGAGTCAGCTGCCCAGAGGACGTCCACCTCCCCCCCACAGAGCTACCACGACCCCTGGGTTCCCCGTAGTCACACCAAAAGGCGTCAGGGCGGACTGAGCTGTGGGACGGTCACGACCTTTGAACCATCAAACCTCCAGGCCGCCTCCCCTCCTCCCAGCCCCACGCACGTCCACGCCCCCGGGTCTCCAggctcagaggaggaggggctTAGATTAACTCTCAACCCTCAGACAGTTGCTTCCTCTGGTCTGAAGCGACTTGCTTCGCCCTCTAGTGGATACTCCAGCCAGTCCAACACCCCCATACCTGGCACACCTGTGTCCTCCCcccactccccctcctcccctctcacaGTGAGTCCTGGAGCCTTCTCCCTCCCCTcgacctccccctcctcctcctttcccctGTCGCCGGCCGTCTCCTTACAGaccaggaaggaaggaaggccAAAACCTCCCGTACCGGAGAGGAAGTCGtcactcttttcctccctctcctcctccttttcttccacttcctccctctcttcctacACTTCCTCCGAGTCGTCTGCCAAacatcttctcctccctcctcccccgccTCCTCTCCCAGAATCCTCTTCGCTTTCACCTCCTCTCGTCTTCTCCCCCTTTTGTCAGTCTGCTCCCCTCTATCACTCCctacctgctcctcctcctccacctccccctcctcctccacctcttcctccttcctcccgtcccccccccccgccttaCTCCTACGCTGTCCGGCAGACGCCTCACCAAGCTCTCGTGTTCTCGTCATCGTCACCaaacttctcttctcctccgcctccccctcctcccccacctccccctcctcctctccccacaGCCCCTttgacccccctccccccaacaaCCCTTATCAAGTCTCAGAACAGTTGTGTCAACATGGCCACACCCACTTGTCCCCTGGTCACCGCCCAGGCTCTGCAGGGGCTCAAGCTTCGCTCCGTCAGGACCCAGGCAGCCTTGCTAAGTAGCACTGTGCTAGCCAATGCTAATAGGGCTCATGCTAACCAACCAAGCAAAGATCCTCCACTAGACAGTTCTGTGCTAGCCGATGTTAGCTTAGCTAACACTGACGTGAAGCTAGCTGAGAACGGATCACAATGCACTGTTTCTAACCTTCGTAATAATGAAGCCAAGAGAACTGAAGATTTTACAGCTCGTGCTAATCTTGATAGCTTGGCTAATGCTGATGTTAAGCTAGCTGGGAATGGACCACAAAATGTTGTCTATAGAATTGGTAGCAATGACACTAAAACACCCAGTTCATTCCTGGCTAATGCTAGCACACCTAGCCCAGCGAACACTCAATCAGATCGTGATAACTTCAGCCAAACAAAAACTGAGACGATTACACTCAACAACTCAGCGTTCACTTGTCTTCAGAACACACAAGGTTTTGTTTGCAGCACCGCGGCTAATCAGAGAAGCTGTGGGCCTCAGGTGACCACTGCTCAAGACGTCCTGACCAATGAGAGGAGAGATTCAGACCTGTACGCGACGCTAACTAACAATCAAGTCCCCAGTCCGGATAGTCCCTGGGTCAAGATTTCTCATGGTACCAGCAAAAACCCCATCCACTTAATTACCCAGCTTCCAATAGATGCTAAGCTAAGTGAGCCTGGAGAGAAACAAGGAAACATTGAAGATTCTTCTTCCCGTTCTCcgtcacaaacaaaacaagagtcTCACAGAGGAACAACGTCAGAGAGGAACGATGTCGCTCAGAATAATTCAGACGTGTTGAACCACAGAGCCGATGGAGATTCTACAGAACATCGTGATTTAAAACTGAGAAATAACGTCTTGGAGATAAGAAGCCCACAGGAGCTCAGGTCCCCGGAGAAGCCGGTGCTGTGGAAGAAGTCTGACCTTTGCATTCTGGGTGTCATGGCGTCTCCTGAAGCCCGACGAGGACCGGGTGGACGAATCACCTTGTCTTCTTCTGGACTCgataaacaacaacagcagcagcagcttccttcTGGCGCAGCTTCACCAAAACACTTTATATACACAACTGACGAAACAACAACTCCTGAAGAATTGTTGACACATACAACTAACGCAGCTTCTGGTGACATCACTGCATGCTCACCTGTCTGCTCCCCCCCGAGGCAGAAACCACCGATCCTACACAAGAAACCAGATGTTTCATCGACGTCATCCAGAACAACAAAACCACTTTGTGCATCTAAAAGTATGACGGAGTCGTCTGAAGGAACGTCTGAGACCTGTGGCTCTAGAAACACGTTCAATGGGACCATGAGCACCGTGGAAAACAATGGTACCTCAGGAACGTGGAGAATCATGGAGTCGTCAGGACCTCCGGCCCGGACCGGAGCAACGGACCCATGTTGTGCTTGGATCACGAGGACGAGACTTGACGAGGACGAGAAAACGGTTCACAAGAGGATGATGAGGTCGTCGCTAgttgaagatgaagaggaggatccgaaggtggaggagagagtgatgaagacgatgatgatgacgtcccccacaaagaaaaaagtaaggaagaggaggaggaggaggatgggcgGGCAactgctgatgatgtcatcaacaAGGAAGCCGTCCCCCtcgtcatcttcatcctcatcatcatcatcttcatcctcgtCTGGAGATGAAGATGTGATGAGAGAGGGAACAATACAAACAAGTGAAGAGGTGTcctgtgctctgattggtcagagcAGGTACTGCCTCAGTAGTGCACTGTCCACTGACAgcctgcagggggagctgtCACTTCCAGACCTCCTGATACAGGAAccagaggagatgaaggagggagCGGAGGACAGACGACCTCCGGACG CTGATTTGTTCGTCAGTGTTTCAGCAGATCAGATGTTCGTCTCTGGTCGACCTCGAACCACCGAGGATCTGTTCACCGTCATCCACAG gTCCAAGAGGAAGATGTTTGGAAGAAGAGATTCAGAGGACGAGAgacatttctcctcctcctcctcctcctctaccccCCCGGTGACCCCCACTGACCCCTCCCCCCGACCCGCAGCAtgtagaggtcaaaggtcaacgaGAAGCGAGAGCTTCAAGGCGCTCCTCCTGAAGAAAGGTAGTCGTTCTGCTTCATCTTCACGAATCTCTGCTGTCGAGCGGCTTCGCAAAGCGGCTTCTCCTGCCGCTGTTActgaccaccagggggcgccgTCACTGCCACAAACACCACACCAACCCCAGAGTAAAACCACAAACTCATCACACGTCTCAGACACACATGACGCTGACATGACGTCTCTCACGTCTCTGTGCACGAACGACTTCTCAGTGACGTTTGGTTTGAGACAAAGACacaatcacttcctcttcacctcctcctcctcttcctctcccttcttcttcctctcctcctcttcctccatgcGACCTCGCTCCCTCACACCTCCCTGCTCCAGCAGCCGGCGCTTTGCCGCTCGCTGCCGCCTCTTCGCCGCCCCCATGACCGCCATATTTGAGGGGGGGAGCGAGGAGGAAGTTGAGGACGATGAGGTTTTCGAAGGAGAACTGAGTCAGAGATTAGTGGAGACTTCATGA
- the LOC109646705 gene encoding NHS-like protein 1 isoform X6, with protein sequence MSSTSSEEDERLILNNTRPLTPLVLNPVHVTSRWDVFSPDNEPTTYLEMESTSRLPTPEERMRQQADAVPADIVAIDITGESFDRQASFRRTASNGDSLTRRPRNLSRRKTVTGIPDDVSNMLDSSSASSVLPGQFSPVARPASSCGPAHQQEEETEKNRKDSAVRRIRAPRGEGMSSLMASLTSSPSPSSRPLPRLATDSSLNSAASCNSASCRTLSASSSCCQDLQGFPSDVQPLLLFDPPSRFIPQSISSPSSVPSSPVSSSLPSSPSCPLAPEWSYPSNEPLNEAPHVSPSSSHYLSSSSITHSEFSYQALDVLSGQTGDEWTDVGQETRCVSGEGWSCDPLLSSGRSSPACSERTTCSPLLNCQKRKSGTSSSNSRSITHSISLRKPKLPPPPPLRSDSLRRRPGRSKSYRSLSSPRQPCSPHQESAAQRTSTSPPQSYHDPWVPRSHTKRRQGGLSCGTVTTFEPSNLQAASPPPSPTHVHAPGSPGSEEEGLRLTLNPQTVASSGLKRLASPSSGYSSQSNTPIPGTPVSSPHSPSSPLTVSPGAFSLPSTSPSSSFPLSPAVSLQTRKEGRPKPPVPERKSSLFSSLSSSFSSTSSLSSYTSSESSAKHLLLPPPPPPLPESSSLSPPLVFSPFCQSAPLYHSLPAPPPPPPPPPPPLPPSSRPPPPPYSYAVRQTPHQALVFSSSSPNFSSPPPPPPPPPPPPPLPTAPLTPLPPTTLIKSQNSCVNMATPTCPLVTAQALQGLKLRSVRTQAALLSSTVLANANRAHANQPSKDPPLDSSVLADVSLANTDVKLAENGSQCTVSNLRNNEAKRTEDFTARANLDSLANADVKLAGNGPQNVVYRIGSNDTKTPSSFLANASTPSPANTQSDRDNFSQTKTETITLNNSAFTCLQNTQGFVCSTAANQRSCGPQVTTAQDVLTNERRDSDLYATLTNNQVPSPDSPWVKISHGTSKNPIHLITQLPIDAKLSEPGEKQGNIEDSSSRSPSQTKQESHRGTTSERNDVAQNNSDVLNHRADGDSTEHRDLKLRNNVLEIRSPQELRSPEKPVLWKKSDLCILGVMASPEARRGPGGRITLSSSGLDKQQQQQQLPSGAASPKHFIYTTDETTTPEELLTHTTNAASGDITACSPVCSPPRQKPPILHKKPDVSSTSSRTTKPLCASKSMTESSEGTSETCGSRNTFNGTMSTVENNGTSGTWRIMESSGPPARTGATDPCCAWITRTRLDEDEKTVHKRMMRSSLVEDEEEDPKVEERVMKTMMMTSPTKKKVRKRRRRRMGGQLLMMSSTRKPSPSSSSSSSSSSSSSSGDEDVMREGTIQTSEEVSCALIGQSRYCLSSALSTDSLQGELSLPDLLIQEPEEMKEGAEDRRPPDADLFVSVSADQMFVSGRPRTTEDLFTVIHRSKRKMFGRRDSEDERHFSSSSSSSTPPVTPTDPSPRPAACRGQRSTRSESFKALLLKKGSRSASSSRISAVERLRKAASPAAVTDHQGAPSLPQTPHQPQSKTTNSSHVSDTHDADMTSLTSLCTNDFSVTFGLRQRHNHFLFTSSSSSSPFFFLSSSSSMRPRSLTPPCSSSRRFAARCRLFAAPMTAIFEGGSEEEVEDDEVFEGELSQRLVETS encoded by the exons ATG tcgTCAACGTCATCAGAAGAAGACGAGAGATTAATCCTGAACAACACTCGACCTCTGACCCCGCTGGTCCTGAACCCCGTCCATGTCACCTCCCGCTGGGACGTCTTTTCCCCCGACAACGAGCCAACAACCTATCTCGAGATGGAGTCAACGTCTCGGCTTCCGACGccggaggagaggatgaggcagCAGGCGGACGCCGTTCCCGCTGATATCGTCGCCATTGACATAACAG GCGAGAGTTTTGATCGTCAGGCCAGTTTTCGAAGAACCGCGTCCAACGGCGACTCGTTAACACGCCGACCCCGAAACCTGAGCCGCCGCAAGACTGTAACAGGGATACCTGATGATGTCAGCAATATGCTGG ACTCGTCTTCGGCGTCCTCTGTCCTTCCTGGTCAGTTCTCTCCCGTGGCTCGACCTGCGTCCTCCTGTGGCCCCGCCcaccagcaggaggaggagacagagaaaaacaggaaggaTTCAGCAGTGCGAAGGATCCGGGCCCCGAGAGGAGAGGGGATGTCCAGCCTCATGGcgtccctcacctcctccccctccccctcgtCCAGGCCTCTCCCCCGTCTGGCAACCGACTCCTCTCTGAACTCTGCGGCCAGCTGTAACAGCGCCTCCTGCAGGACGCTCAGTGCCTCCTCGTCTTGCTGCCAG GATCTACAGGGTTTCCCCAGCGACGTCcagcctctgctgctctttgaCCCCCCATCCAGATTCATCCCACAGTCCATCTCCTCACCCTCTTCTGTTCCGTCCtcccccgtctcctcctctcttcccagCTCTCCCAGCTGTCCCCTGGCACCAGAGTGGTCGTACCCCAGCAACGAGCCACTGAACGAGGCTCCTCatgtctctccttcctcctcccactacctctcctcctcctccatcacacacTCAGAGTTCAGTTACCAGGCTCTGGACGTCCTCAGCGGTCAAACGGGGGACGAGTGGACCGACGTCGGCCAGGAGACGAGATGTGTTTCTGGGGAAGGCTGGAGCTgtgaccccctcctctcctctggtcgCTCGTCTCCAGCGTGTTCAGAGAGAACAACGTGCTCGCCGCTGTTAAACTGCCAGAAGAGGAAGTCCGGCACTTCCTCCTCAAATTCTCGCTCTATCACCCACAGCATCTCCCTCCGCAAGCCCAAGCTCCCGCCTCCCCCGCCATTACGTTCTGACTCTCTGCGGCGCCGTCCGGGTCGCAGTAAATCGTACCGCTCCTTGTCCAGTCCTCGGCAGCCGTGCAGTCCCCACCAGGAGTCAGCTGCCCAGAGGACGTCCACCTCCCCCCCACAGAGCTACCACGACCCCTGGGTTCCCCGTAGTCACACCAAAAGGCGTCAGGGCGGACTGAGCTGTGGGACGGTCACGACCTTTGAACCATCAAACCTCCAGGCCGCCTCCCCTCCTCCCAGCCCCACGCACGTCCACGCCCCCGGGTCTCCAggctcagaggaggaggggctTAGATTAACTCTCAACCCTCAGACAGTTGCTTCCTCTGGTCTGAAGCGACTTGCTTCGCCCTCTAGTGGATACTCCAGCCAGTCCAACACCCCCATACCTGGCACACCTGTGTCCTCCCcccactccccctcctcccctctcacaGTGAGTCCTGGAGCCTTCTCCCTCCCCTcgacctccccctcctcctcctttcccctGTCGCCGGCCGTCTCCTTACAGaccaggaaggaaggaaggccAAAACCTCCCGTACCGGAGAGGAAGTCGtcactcttttcctccctctcctcctccttttcttccacttcctccctctcttcctacACTTCCTCCGAGTCGTCTGCCAAacatcttctcctccctcctcccccgccTCCTCTCCCAGAATCCTCTTCGCTTTCACCTCCTCTCGTCTTCTCCCCCTTTTGTCAGTCTGCTCCCCTCTATCACTCCctacctgctcctcctcctccacctccccctcctcctccacctcttcctccttcctcccgtcccccccccccgccttaCTCCTACGCTGTCCGGCAGACGCCTCACCAAGCTCTCGTGTTCTCGTCATCGTCACCaaacttctcttctcctccgcctccccctcctcccccacctccccctcctcctctccccacaGCCCCTttgacccccctccccccaacaaCCCTTATCAAGTCTCAGAACAGTTGTGTCAACATGGCCACACCCACTTGTCCCCTGGTCACCGCCCAGGCTCTGCAGGGGCTCAAGCTTCGCTCCGTCAGGACCCAGGCAGCCTTGCTAAGTAGCACTGTGCTAGCCAATGCTAATAGGGCTCATGCTAACCAACCAAGCAAAGATCCTCCACTAGACAGTTCTGTGCTAGCCGATGTTAGCTTAGCTAACACTGACGTGAAGCTAGCTGAGAACGGATCACAATGCACTGTTTCTAACCTTCGTAATAATGAAGCCAAGAGAACTGAAGATTTTACAGCTCGTGCTAATCTTGATAGCTTGGCTAATGCTGATGTTAAGCTAGCTGGGAATGGACCACAAAATGTTGTCTATAGAATTGGTAGCAATGACACTAAAACACCCAGTTCATTCCTGGCTAATGCTAGCACACCTAGCCCAGCGAACACTCAATCAGATCGTGATAACTTCAGCCAAACAAAAACTGAGACGATTACACTCAACAACTCAGCGTTCACTTGTCTTCAGAACACACAAGGTTTTGTTTGCAGCACCGCGGCTAATCAGAGAAGCTGTGGGCCTCAGGTGACCACTGCTCAAGACGTCCTGACCAATGAGAGGAGAGATTCAGACCTGTACGCGACGCTAACTAACAATCAAGTCCCCAGTCCGGATAGTCCCTGGGTCAAGATTTCTCATGGTACCAGCAAAAACCCCATCCACTTAATTACCCAGCTTCCAATAGATGCTAAGCTAAGTGAGCCTGGAGAGAAACAAGGAAACATTGAAGATTCTTCTTCCCGTTCTCcgtcacaaacaaaacaagagtcTCACAGAGGAACAACGTCAGAGAGGAACGATGTCGCTCAGAATAATTCAGACGTGTTGAACCACAGAGCCGATGGAGATTCTACAGAACATCGTGATTTAAAACTGAGAAATAACGTCTTGGAGATAAGAAGCCCACAGGAGCTCAGGTCCCCGGAGAAGCCGGTGCTGTGGAAGAAGTCTGACCTTTGCATTCTGGGTGTCATGGCGTCTCCTGAAGCCCGACGAGGACCGGGTGGACGAATCACCTTGTCTTCTTCTGGACTCgataaacaacaacagcagcagcagcttccttcTGGCGCAGCTTCACCAAAACACTTTATATACACAACTGACGAAACAACAACTCCTGAAGAATTGTTGACACATACAACTAACGCAGCTTCTGGTGACATCACTGCATGCTCACCTGTCTGCTCCCCCCCGAGGCAGAAACCACCGATCCTACACAAGAAACCAGATGTTTCATCGACGTCATCCAGAACAACAAAACCACTTTGTGCATCTAAAAGTATGACGGAGTCGTCTGAAGGAACGTCTGAGACCTGTGGCTCTAGAAACACGTTCAATGGGACCATGAGCACCGTGGAAAACAATGGTACCTCAGGAACGTGGAGAATCATGGAGTCGTCAGGACCTCCGGCCCGGACCGGAGCAACGGACCCATGTTGTGCTTGGATCACGAGGACGAGACTTGACGAGGACGAGAAAACGGTTCACAAGAGGATGATGAGGTCGTCGCTAgttgaagatgaagaggaggatccgaaggtggaggagagagtgatgaagacgatgatgatgacgtcccccacaaagaaaaaagtaaggaagaggaggaggaggaggatgggcgGGCAactgctgatgatgtcatcaacaAGGAAGCCGTCCCCCtcgtcatcttcatcctcatcatcatcatcttcatcctcgtCTGGAGATGAAGATGTGATGAGAGAGGGAACAATACAAACAAGTGAAGAGGTGTcctgtgctctgattggtcagagcAGGTACTGCCTCAGTAGTGCACTGTCCACTGACAgcctgcagggggagctgtCACTTCCAGACCTCCTGATACAGGAAccagaggagatgaaggagggagCGGAGGACAGACGACCTCCGGACG CTGATTTGTTCGTCAGTGTTTCAGCAGATCAGATGTTCGTCTCTGGTCGACCTCGAACCACCGAGGATCTGTTCACCGTCATCCACAG gTCCAAGAGGAAGATGTTTGGAAGAAGAGATTCAGAGGACGAGAgacatttctcctcctcctcctcctcctctaccccCCCGGTGACCCCCACTGACCCCTCCCCCCGACCCGCAGCAtgtagaggtcaaaggtcaacgaGAAGCGAGAGCTTCAAGGCGCTCCTCCTGAAGAAAGGTAGTCGTTCTGCTTCATCTTCACGAATCTCTGCTGTCGAGCGGCTTCGCAAAGCGGCTTCTCCTGCCGCTGTTActgaccaccagggggcgccgTCACTGCCACAAACACCACACCAACCCCAGAGTAAAACCACAAACTCATCACACGTCTCAGACACACATGACGCTGACATGACGTCTCTCACGTCTCTGTGCACGAACGACTTCTCAGTGACGTTTGGTTTGAGACAAAGACacaatcacttcctcttcacctcctcctcctcttcctctcccttcttcttcctctcctcctcttcctccatgcGACCTCGCTCCCTCACACCTCCCTGCTCCAGCAGCCGGCGCTTTGCCGCTCGCTGCCGCCTCTTCGCCGCCCCCATGACCGCCATATTTGAGGGGGGGAGCGAGGAGGAAGTTGAGGACGATGAGGTTTTCGAAGGAGAACTGAGTCAGAGATTAGTGGAGACTTCATGA